From Flavobacterium lipolyticum, one genomic window encodes:
- a CDS encoding histone H1 gives MKDLVAKINAEIETFKTESESLIEKGVKAAGARARKSTLEIEKLLKEFRKVSIEESKK, from the coding sequence ATGAAAGATTTAGTAGCAAAAATAAACGCCGAGATCGAAACATTTAAAACAGAATCTGAATCTTTAATTGAAAAAGGTGTTAAGGCAGCAGGGGCAAGAGCCCGCAAATCAACACTGGAAATTGAAAAATTATTGAAAGAGTTTAGAAAAGTTTCTATTGAGGAGTCTAAGAAATAA
- the traJ gene encoding conjugative transposon protein TraJ — translation MKLPIKDKIVLAALLLPFLSRAQGLGDNMQSLHLVLDQLYDEMMPLCSNLLAVGQGIAGFGTIWYISSRVWRHIAAAEPIDFYPLFRPFVIGFCIMIFPSVLALINGVMKPTVTATAAMVKGSNNAIAVLLKEKEKAVRQTDPWKMYVGTAGTGDRDKWYKYTHDGLDPSDESMLAGIGNDVKFAMEKASYSFRNSVKQWMSEVLRILFESAALCIDTLRTFQLVVLSILGPLVFGIAVFDGFQHTLTVWLARYINIYLWLPVANIFGSIIGKIQELMLKLDLSQVQSTGDTFFSSTDIAYLIFMIIGIIGYFTVPSVANYIVHAGGGGALSQKATTLLGTSTSSVISKTSQGTAMVLDSMGNAAGRMSQSISASGASAPYFEEKGNYMSDRLKGNSK, via the coding sequence ATGAAACTGCCAATAAAAGACAAAATTGTTCTGGCAGCCTTGCTGCTGCCATTTTTAAGCCGGGCACAGGGTCTGGGCGATAACATGCAGAGTCTGCACTTGGTGCTGGACCAGCTTTATGATGAGATGATGCCTTTGTGCAGTAATCTGCTGGCTGTAGGACAGGGAATTGCAGGATTTGGGACCATCTGGTACATCTCCTCGCGTGTCTGGAGACATATCGCAGCTGCCGAGCCGATTGATTTTTATCCGCTGTTCCGGCCCTTTGTAATCGGGTTTTGTATTATGATTTTCCCTTCGGTGCTGGCCCTTATCAATGGCGTTATGAAACCCACAGTTACCGCAACGGCTGCTATGGTAAAAGGATCCAATAATGCAATTGCTGTTCTTTTAAAAGAAAAAGAAAAGGCAGTGAGGCAAACCGATCCCTGGAAAATGTATGTAGGTACGGCAGGCACGGGAGACCGTGATAAATGGTACAAGTACACTCATGACGGATTAGACCCATCTGATGAGAGCATGCTTGCGGGTATAGGCAACGATGTGAAATTTGCCATGGAAAAGGCTTCTTACAGTTTTAGGAATTCCGTTAAGCAGTGGATGAGTGAGGTGCTGCGGATTTTATTTGAATCGGCGGCGCTCTGCATAGATACGCTCAGGACCTTCCAGCTGGTGGTGCTTTCTATTCTCGGCCCGCTTGTTTTCGGCATAGCGGTTTTTGACGGATTCCAGCATACACTGACGGTCTGGCTCGCGAGATACATTAACATATACCTCTGGCTTCCTGTTGCTAATATTTTTGGAAGCATAATCGGCAAGATACAGGAACTGATGCTCAAGCTGGATCTGTCCCAGGTACAGTCCACCGGTGACACCTTTTTCAGCAGTACTGACATTGCTTATTTGATATTTATGATTATAGGCATTATAGGCTACTTCACTGTGCCATCGGTGGCTAACTACATCGTTCATGCAGGCGGCGGCGGAGCCCTGAGCCAGAAAGCCACTACTCTACTCGGTACCTCAACCAGTTCTGTGATTTCCAAAACATCACAAGGAACGGCTATGGTTCTGGATTCCATGGGAAATGCAGCAGGAAGAATGTCACAGAGTATTTCCGCATCGGGCGCTTCGGCTCCCTATTTTGAAGAGAAAGGAAATTACATGAGCGACAGGCTTAAAGGAAATTCAAAATAA
- a CDS encoding TraG family conjugative transposon ATPase, which yields MEKRIENVLPVMAVEHDCIVSKQGDITVIFKVELPEIFTLSDQEYEAFHQSWIKAVKILPKFCVFHKQDWFLEQHYKADFASDDSSFLTRSSERFFNERPFLDHSCYIMLTKKPSGRKNSSSLFSNLLRSSIVPEETLNPQLLQDFIDCTGQFKRIMEDSGFVKLTRLKNNELKSDSRKKGLIERYCFLSEREDSFVFNDITFNQGLEVGDKHCQLFTLGDAADLPALCGSRINFDRYSTDKTKFSIGFASTLGQLLSCNHIYNQYLFLEDAQKTIQKLENKRLRLQSLSAYSRENMIARDATNDFLNEAVAQQRLPVKAHFNVLAWSTDTEELKEIKNKVSSALAQMDAAAKQETTGAPQIYWAGIPGNAADFPMNDTFDTFTEQAVCFLNMETGYRSSLSPVGIRLGDRLTGKPVHVDISDEPVKMGICTNRNKFILGPSGSGKSFFTNHMVRSYYEQGTHIVLVDVGHSYKGLCDMVKGYYFTYDEKNPIRFNPFYISEGDNLDTEKKESIKTLLLALWKKDDETFNRSEYVALSNALQLYYEKLDKEQDVFPSFNSFYEFLKEDFVSILEGDKVKEKDFDINNFLYVLRPYYQGGEFDYLLNATENLNLLKERFIVFELDNIKDHPILFPVVTIIIMEVFISKMRKLKGIRKMILIEEAWKAIAKEGMAEYLRYLFKTVRKFFGEAIVVTQEVEDIISSPVVKQAIINNSDCKILLDQSKYQNKFDQIQELLGLTDKEKALVLSVNKANDPNRKYKEVFISLGGMLSKVYRTEVSLEEYLAYTTEESEKVKMNAYAAKFGGNIEKGIAALAEDMRNGI from the coding sequence ATGGAGAAAAGGATCGAAAACGTACTGCCTGTTATGGCAGTGGAACATGACTGTATTGTATCAAAACAAGGGGATATAACAGTAATATTCAAGGTAGAACTGCCTGAGATTTTTACTTTGTCGGATCAAGAATATGAAGCTTTCCACCAGTCGTGGATCAAAGCAGTCAAGATACTTCCAAAGTTCTGTGTTTTTCACAAGCAAGACTGGTTTTTAGAGCAGCATTATAAAGCTGATTTTGCAAGTGATGACAGCAGTTTTCTCACCCGCAGCAGCGAGCGGTTTTTCAATGAAAGACCTTTTCTGGATCATTCCTGTTATATCATGCTGACCAAGAAACCCAGCGGCAGAAAAAATTCAAGTTCTCTTTTTTCTAATCTTTTAAGAAGTTCCATCGTCCCGGAAGAAACTTTAAATCCGCAGCTGCTGCAGGATTTTATTGACTGCACGGGACAGTTCAAAAGAATTATGGAGGACAGCGGTTTTGTAAAACTCACCCGTCTGAAGAATAACGAACTCAAAAGCGACAGCAGAAAAAAAGGACTAATTGAGCGGTACTGTTTCCTTTCTGAGAGGGAAGATTCCTTTGTCTTTAATGACATTACCTTTAATCAGGGCCTCGAGGTGGGTGATAAACACTGTCAGCTTTTCACCCTGGGCGACGCCGCTGATCTTCCGGCGCTGTGCGGTTCAAGGATTAATTTTGACCGGTATTCCACTGATAAAACCAAGTTCAGTATTGGTTTTGCGTCCACCCTTGGGCAGCTTTTATCCTGTAACCATATCTATAATCAGTATTTGTTCCTTGAAGATGCGCAGAAAACCATCCAGAAACTCGAAAACAAAAGATTACGCCTGCAGTCTTTATCGGCCTACAGCAGGGAGAATATGATTGCCAGGGATGCCACTAATGATTTTCTCAATGAGGCGGTTGCCCAGCAACGGCTGCCGGTTAAAGCGCATTTTAATGTGCTGGCGTGGAGCACCGATACCGAAGAGCTGAAGGAAATTAAGAACAAGGTATCCTCAGCGCTGGCCCAGATGGATGCAGCGGCGAAACAGGAAACAACTGGAGCTCCCCAGATTTACTGGGCGGGAATCCCGGGAAATGCCGCGGATTTCCCTATGAATGACACTTTTGATACTTTCACTGAGCAGGCGGTATGTTTTCTGAATATGGAAACCGGCTACAGATCTTCTCTGAGTCCAGTGGGTATTCGTCTAGGAGACCGTTTGACCGGCAAACCTGTCCACGTAGACATCAGTGATGAGCCTGTGAAAATGGGAATCTGCACCAACCGGAACAAATTTATTTTGGGTCCTTCGGGGAGCGGCAAATCGTTTTTCACCAATCATATGGTCAGGAGCTATTATGAACAAGGGACGCATATTGTACTGGTAGATGTTGGTCACAGTTATAAAGGGCTTTGTGATATGGTAAAAGGGTATTATTTCACTTACGATGAAAAGAACCCGATCCGTTTTAATCCCTTTTATATTTCAGAGGGAGACAATCTGGATACAGAGAAAAAGGAAAGCATCAAAACACTGCTGCTGGCACTGTGGAAAAAAGACGATGAAACCTTTAATAGGAGCGAGTATGTTGCTCTTTCCAATGCTTTGCAGCTATATTACGAAAAATTGGATAAAGAACAGGATGTCTTTCCAAGTTTTAACAGCTTCTACGAGTTTTTGAAAGAAGATTTTGTTTCCATTTTGGAAGGTGACAAGGTGAAAGAAAAAGACTTTGACATCAATAATTTTCTCTACGTGCTACGCCCGTACTATCAGGGAGGCGAGTTTGATTACCTTCTGAATGCCACAGAAAATCTTAATCTTTTAAAAGAGCGGTTTATTGTATTTGAACTTGATAACATCAAAGACCACCCTATTTTATTTCCTGTGGTGACCATTATCATTATGGAGGTTTTTATCAGCAAGATGAGAAAACTCAAAGGCATTCGCAAGATGATCCTCATTGAAGAGGCCTGGAAAGCGATTGCCAAGGAAGGGATGGCAGAATATTTACGGTATTTATTTAAGACTGTGCGCAAATTTTTCGGAGAAGCCATAGTAGTGACCCAGGAAGTAGAAGATATTATTTCTTCCCCTGTGGTGAAACAGGCTATCATCAACAACAGTGACTGCAAAATCCTGCTGGACCAGAGCAAGTACCAGAATAAATTTGATCAGATACAGGAACTTCTCGGCCTTACCGACAAAGAAAAAGCACTTGTGCTTTCGGTAAATAAAGCCAATGATCCCAATAGAAAATACAAAGAAGTTTTTATCTCTCTGGGAGGCATGCTTTCAAAGGTCTACAGAACAGAGGTTTCACTGGAGGAATATCTGGCTTACACCACCGAGGAAAGCGAGAAGGTGAAAATGAATGCTTATGCGGCAAAGTTCGGCGGTAACATCGAAAAAGGCATTGCAGCATTGGCTGAGGACATGAGAAACGGAATTTAA
- a CDS encoding helix-turn-helix domain-containing protein translates to MNSNPKYLSSVIRNHKGKKFVTYISDLKIDHIVTLLKEDKKIRKYSNKALADEAGFSSTQKFAQAFHAKTGCLPSFFIKEINKI, encoded by the coding sequence ATAAATTCTAATCCGAAATATTTATCCAGTGTGATAAGGAACCATAAAGGTAAAAAGTTTGTAACCTATATCAGTGATCTTAAAATCGATCATATTGTTACTTTATTGAAGGAAGATAAAAAAATAAGAAAATATTCAAATAAGGCACTCGCTGATGAAGCGGGATTCAGCAGTACCCAGAAATTCGCGCAGGCTTTTCATGCCAAAACCGGATGCCTGCCCTCCTTTTTTATTAAGGAAATCAATAAGATCTAA
- a CDS encoding glycosyl hydrolase family 18 protein, with protein MKSKKNFTGAIGAWLTNELHPANATYSSPNSNFSSIKLNGIYSTLDYLSIGWFGVDMSNPSSPTLQTSNTYLAQQVLDARAQNPDITIFALLAYTQEITNDLQTIINNPALLTTFAINVANFLANNDLNGFDIDWEQPTSQLSHKQCGYWLNALSKAFGDTYYLAISASSNQSGNVNNLNADAVNANVDVFNLQSYWVSDPSVFIAHGINADLLGFGAYLESGVTALYASQQYAAGIQY; from the coding sequence ATGAAAAGCAAAAAAAACTTTACCGGCGCCATCGGTGCGTGGCTGACTAATGAGCTACATCCAGCAAACGCGACCTACAGCTCACCCAACAGCAATTTTAGTTCTATTAAGCTCAACGGGATATACAGCACCCTTGATTACCTGAGCATCGGCTGGTTTGGCGTGGATATGAGTAACCCTAGCAGTCCCACCCTGCAAACCAGTAACACATATCTTGCACAACAGGTTTTAGATGCCCGTGCACAAAACCCGGACATCACCATATTTGCTTTACTGGCCTATACCCAAGAAATCACCAACGATCTGCAAACGATCATCAACAACCCCGCCCTGCTGACCACTTTTGCGATCAATGTTGCCAACTTTCTGGCTAACAATGACCTCAATGGTTTCGACATTGATTGGGAACAGCCCACGAGCCAACTCTCTCATAAGCAATGTGGCTACTGGCTCAACGCATTGAGTAAGGCTTTCGGGGATACCTATTATCTGGCCATTTCGGCGAGTTCTAACCAGTCCGGTAATGTCAACAACCTGAATGCGGATGCTGTGAATGCCAATGTGGATGTGTTCAATTTGCAAAGTTACTGGGTTAGCGATCCTAGCGTATTTATTGCACACGGCATCAATGCCGATCTATTGGGATTCGGTGCTTATTTAGAAAGTGGTGTCACTGCGCTTTATGCTTCTCAGCAATACGCTGCTGGGATTCAGTACTAG
- a CDS encoding jacalin-like lectin yields the protein MFDDGAILNAQTTPTIIQSIVIRSGDVVDAIQCTNASSDGSYVVQLLQHGGDGGNGNNPINLTNGLTAFSYVTGYWYGQNVVVQITINGTSYPATINPNVVDTQNFQVTAPAGRTIIAFSGQTCYVNLAGGGFSWVLSQINGVFG from the coding sequence GTGTTCGACGATGGAGCCATCTTGAATGCGCAAACTACTCCTACTATTATCCAAAGTATCGTTATCCGTAGCGGAGATGTTGTGGATGCCATCCAATGTACCAATGCCAGCAGCGACGGCTCGTATGTGGTACAACTATTACAACACGGTGGTGATGGCGGCAATGGGAATAATCCGATCAATCTCACAAATGGTCTCACCGCTTTCAGTTACGTAACAGGCTACTGGTACGGACAAAATGTGGTAGTTCAAATCACCATCAACGGCACAAGTTATCCCGCCACCATTAATCCCAATGTAGTTGATACACAAAATTTTCAGGTGACTGCTCCGGCGGGTAGAACTATTATTGCATTCAGTGGACAAACCTGTTATGTGAATTTGGCAGGCGGAGGTTTCAGTTGGGTGTTATCGCAGATCAACGGAGTATTCGGTTAG
- a CDS encoding TerB family tellurite resistance protein, protein MKKILILGLLICLSMIPSKARAQSAEIQQLILNIEKLSQFKKILSNMKKGYELLSGGYKTVKDMSEGNFTLHKTFLDALMQVSPAVKNYKRVGEIVNFQILLVKESRNGLNRFARNGSFSPQEIGYFEKVYGNLLSQSLRNLDELTMIVTADKLRMSDDERLQAADMIYLQMQDKLLFLRNFNASSNILALQRAKEKNDVYASKELQELKN, encoded by the coding sequence ATGAAAAAGATATTGATTTTAGGACTGCTTATCTGCCTGTCTATGATACCCAGCAAAGCTCGTGCCCAGTCAGCAGAAATACAGCAGCTGATCCTGAACATTGAAAAACTCTCCCAGTTTAAAAAGATCCTCAGTAATATGAAAAAGGGCTATGAACTGCTCTCTGGAGGTTATAAAACAGTGAAAGATATGTCAGAGGGCAACTTCACCCTGCATAAAACTTTTTTAGACGCCCTTATGCAGGTAAGCCCCGCGGTAAAGAATTACAAAAGAGTGGGCGAAATTGTAAATTTTCAAATACTGCTGGTAAAGGAAAGCAGAAACGGGCTGAACCGGTTTGCGCGAAACGGCAGCTTCAGCCCGCAGGAAATTGGATATTTTGAAAAGGTTTACGGAAATCTTCTTAGCCAGAGCCTGCGGAATCTTGATGAACTCACTATGATCGTTACAGCTGATAAACTCAGGATGTCCGATGATGAAAGACTCCAAGCCGCAGATATGATCTATCTACAGATGCAGGATAAGCTGCTTTTTCTTCGAAATTTTAATGCATCGTCAAATATTCTGGCGCTGCAGCGGGCAAAAGAGAAAAATGATGTTTATGCTTCCAAAGAGCTGCAGGAACTTAAAAACTAA
- a CDS encoding DUF4134 domain-containing protein, translating into MRKCKRNLKRIWKKNKVLATSCLLLLVINGTGYAQDGVAGINEANQKVRSYFDAGTELMYAVGAILGLIGAVKVYQKWNAGDPDTGKVAAAWFGSCVFLVVVATVIKSFFGV; encoded by the coding sequence ATGAGAAAATGTAAAAGAAATTTAAAGCGTATTTGGAAAAAGAATAAGGTGCTGGCTACTTCATGTCTTTTGTTACTCGTGATTAATGGAACCGGCTACGCACAGGACGGTGTTGCCGGGATTAATGAGGCCAATCAGAAAGTCAGAAGCTATTTTGATGCGGGTACAGAACTTATGTATGCCGTTGGAGCAATATTGGGGCTTATTGGCGCCGTAAAAGTTTATCAGAAATGGAATGCCGGGGATCCTGATACCGGTAAAGTAGCGGCAGCCTGGTTCGGCAGCTGTGTTTTTCTGGTTGTTGTGGCAACTGTAATTAAATCTTTTTTTGGGGTTTAA
- a CDS encoding DUF4133 domain-containing protein, which produces MYSSVYQINKGINQSIEFKGLKAQYIWYLGGGVVALMILFAILYIIGLPSLICIGLIAAAGAFLVLKIYKMSNKYGEYGMMKALAKKQIPKCIKVYSRSVFIKI; this is translated from the coding sequence ATGTACAGCAGCGTCTACCAGATCAACAAAGGAATCAACCAAAGCATAGAATTCAAGGGTTTAAAAGCGCAGTACATCTGGTATTTAGGAGGCGGAGTTGTCGCCCTTATGATACTTTTTGCCATACTGTACATTATCGGCCTTCCTTCCCTTATATGTATTGGTTTGATAGCAGCAGCAGGTGCCTTTCTTGTGCTGAAGATTTATAAAATGAGCAATAAGTATGGAGAGTATGGCATGATGAAGGCACTAGCGAAAAAGCAGATTCCAAAATGTATTAAAGTGTACAGCAGGTCTGTTTTCATTAAGATATAG
- a CDS encoding helix-turn-helix domain-containing protein produces the protein MEFRKSNYKTGGIQLCIFESLTSKRTLKNLIPEDHSTVLLVNKGAAAMSINSRKVHLFINESAVIPKKANCEILLMSRELCISIVSFTSEFALENSIRWPHIGYFNFFTAQYASKIFLKKKEIKNLMDLLEIVNSRLLISDSKVFKKELILLSFNLFLYELASHYYKATWHERVKYSSTEKTAVHFFRLLEIHCRVQHSVKFYADALNISSGHLTKTIKQITEITAKQCIENALILEAKILLQNSDLTILKISEELKFANTSFFSNFFKKHTSLSPSAYRIRLNQH, from the coding sequence TTGGAATTTAGAAAATCAAACTATAAAACTGGGGGAATTCAATTGTGCATTTTTGAAAGTTTAACCTCCAAGCGTACATTAAAGAATTTGATTCCGGAAGATCATTCTACTGTGCTGCTTGTAAATAAAGGCGCTGCAGCGATGAGTATTAACAGCAGAAAAGTACACTTATTCATTAATGAATCGGCAGTTATCCCTAAGAAAGCAAACTGCGAAATTCTGCTGATGAGCAGGGAATTATGCATTTCGATTGTATCTTTTACATCAGAATTTGCATTAGAGAACAGTATCAGATGGCCTCATATCGGATATTTTAATTTCTTCACTGCCCAGTATGCCTCTAAAATTTTCTTAAAGAAAAAGGAGATCAAGAACCTGATGGATTTACTGGAAATAGTGAACTCCAGGCTGTTAATATCTGATTCAAAGGTTTTTAAAAAAGAGCTGATTCTGCTGAGTTTTAATCTGTTTCTCTATGAACTTGCCAGCCATTATTATAAAGCTACCTGGCATGAAAGGGTAAAATATTCCAGCACGGAAAAAACAGCAGTCCATTTTTTTAGATTACTGGAAATTCACTGCAGAGTACAGCACAGTGTCAAGTTTTACGCAGATGCCCTGAATATATCCTCAGGGCATCTCACTAAAACAATCAAGCAAATTACAGAGATAACGGCCAAACAGTGCATTGAAAATGCATTAATTCTGGAAGCTAAGATTTTGCTTCAAAATAGTGATTTAACCATTCTTAAAATCTCTGAAGAACTAAAATTTGCAAATACTTCTTTCTTTAGTAATTTTTTTAAAAAGCATACTTCTTTATCTCCTTCTGCATACCGAATAAGGCTGAACCAACACTAA
- a CDS encoding AraC family transcriptional regulator, whose protein sequence is MLKIQFGLLFLCLAQEVSAGWNSLRLPDSLYGKSFDYLFDRIEESEHSSQLVYLAYFLGKAKREKNEQEIVNGYKNYLHYAPDKLKLVYADSMIYTARKSGNDALIGSAYLSKGIVFYSFKKYKSALDHYLIADNFISKTNDDYLIYKVKYNLAQIKYYLGFYDEAVSLFKECIDYFNAHNPRAYLNSLHSLGLCYNRMGNYGLCSEINEKGIQEGRRLSNEDMKVYFMHSEGINQYFKSNYSDALKNINASLPGIIKNKDFANESVGYFYLGKSYWDLHKHEKALPYFMKVDRIFESKNYIRPDLRQNYELLIKYYKGRQDLSKELFYIKKLLKADSVLSSRYVYLSGRIRKVYDTKVLIEDKNKIENLLNKRKYNDLIFSGITIVLFSGLLFFAVTHFRSKKIYKLKFEQAMNKKASLQPRVQSRNGGKVIDDISKETVAQILRKLDKFESDKKFLLKDLNAAKLAAIINSNPKYLSSVIRNHKGKKFVTYISDLKIDHIITLLKEDKKIRKYSNKALADEAGFSTTQKFAQAFHAKTGCPTSFFIKEINKI, encoded by the coding sequence ATGCTTAAAATACAATTCGGACTTCTTTTTTTATGTCTGGCCCAGGAGGTTTCTGCCGGCTGGAATTCACTGAGATTACCTGACTCGCTTTACGGCAAATCCTTTGATTATTTATTTGACAGGATTGAAGAATCAGAGCACAGCAGCCAGTTAGTTTATCTTGCGTATTTCCTTGGGAAAGCTAAAAGAGAAAAAAATGAACAGGAAATCGTAAATGGATATAAAAACTACCTTCATTATGCCCCTGATAAATTAAAATTGGTTTATGCCGACAGTATGATCTATACCGCCAGAAAGTCTGGAAATGATGCGCTGATCGGTTCAGCTTATCTCTCAAAAGGAATTGTCTTTTACTCCTTTAAAAAATATAAGTCGGCTTTAGACCATTACCTTATTGCTGATAATTTTATTTCAAAAACAAATGATGATTACCTAATTTATAAAGTCAAATACAATCTAGCCCAGATTAAGTATTACCTGGGTTTTTATGATGAAGCTGTTTCTTTATTTAAAGAGTGCATTGACTATTTCAACGCACATAACCCCAGAGCCTACCTCAATTCATTACACTCACTCGGCTTATGTTATAACAGGATGGGAAACTACGGCTTGTGCTCTGAGATAAATGAGAAAGGGATTCAGGAGGGCCGCAGACTCTCCAATGAGGATATGAAAGTGTATTTTATGCACTCCGAAGGCATCAATCAGTATTTTAAAAGCAACTACTCGGATGCCTTAAAAAACATCAATGCGTCACTTCCCGGGATAATTAAAAACAAAGATTTTGCAAATGAATCTGTGGGCTATTTCTACCTTGGGAAAAGTTACTGGGATCTTCACAAACACGAAAAGGCACTCCCTTACTTTATGAAAGTAGACCGGATTTTTGAGAGTAAAAATTACATTCGTCCGGATCTTAGGCAGAATTATGAACTTCTGATAAAATATTACAAAGGCAGGCAGGATCTGAGTAAAGAACTTTTTTACATCAAAAAACTACTCAAAGCCGATAGTGTGCTCAGTAGCCGATACGTTTATCTGTCGGGTAGAATCCGTAAAGTCTATGATACAAAAGTGCTGATAGAAGATAAAAATAAAATTGAGAATTTATTGAATAAAAGAAAATACAATGATCTTATCTTTAGCGGTATTACCATTGTGCTGTTTTCAGGACTTCTGTTTTTTGCCGTAACACATTTCAGGAGTAAAAAAATCTATAAATTAAAATTTGAACAGGCAATGAATAAAAAGGCTTCCTTGCAGCCTAGAGTTCAAAGCAGAAACGGCGGAAAAGTCATTGATGATATCAGTAAAGAGACCGTGGCGCAGATACTCAGAAAACTCGATAAATTTGAAAGCGATAAAAAATTTCTTTTAAAAGACTTAAATGCAGCCAAGCTTGCGGCAATTATAAATTCTAATCCGAAATACTTATCCAGTGTGATAAGGAACCATAAAGGTAAAAAGTTTGTAACCTATATCAGTGATCTTAAAATCGATCATATTATTACTTTATTGAAGGAAGATAAAAAAATAAGAAAATATTCAAATAAGGCACTGGCTGACGAAGCGGGATTTAGTACTACGCAGAAATTCGCGCAGGCTTTTCATGCCAAAACCGGATGCCCTACTTCCTTTTTTATTAAGGAAATTAATAAGATCTAA
- a CDS encoding conjugal transfer protein TraI, translated as MKKKLITCLILLLLISTPARPAEKTAALPILEIVKAVTKKVIKAIDLRIQKLQNKTIWLQNAQKQVENVLSKLKLDEISDWTQKQKDLYKGYYEELGKVKSIITHYQRIKDITKKQTKLVQEYEKAWNLLRQDTHFKDSEIAYMEHVYTGILEQSIKNIDQIFLILDSFTTQMSDLKRLEIINKAADQIDASYDDLRMFNQQNIQLSLQRAKTEADVNHVKEFYGIP; from the coding sequence ATGAAAAAGAAACTAATTACCTGCCTGATTTTGCTGCTGCTTATAAGCACTCCTGCAAGACCTGCCGAAAAAACCGCGGCACTTCCGATACTGGAGATCGTAAAGGCAGTAACCAAAAAAGTCATCAAAGCCATTGACCTGAGGATCCAAAAACTGCAGAACAAAACCATCTGGCTTCAGAATGCCCAGAAACAGGTTGAAAATGTGCTCTCCAAACTAAAGCTTGATGAAATCTCGGACTGGACACAGAAACAGAAAGACCTTTATAAAGGCTACTACGAAGAACTGGGGAAAGTAAAATCTATTATTACTCATTACCAGAGGATAAAAGATATTACCAAAAAACAGACAAAACTTGTGCAGGAATACGAAAAGGCGTGGAACCTGCTCAGACAGGATACCCATTTTAAAGACAGCGAGATTGCGTATATGGAACATGTTTACACAGGCATTCTTGAGCAAAGCATCAAGAACATTGACCAGATCTTTTTAATACTGGATTCCTTTACCACACAGATGAGTGATCTCAAAAGACTTGAAATCATCAATAAAGCCGCTGACCAGATTGATGCCAGCTATGATGACCTTCGGATGTTTAATCAGCAGAATATACAGCTCAGCCTTCAGCGGGCCAAAACAGAAGCAGATGTAAACCATGTGAAAGAATTTTACGGAATTCCATAA
- the traK gene encoding conjugative transposon protein TraK — translation MKNIDTAFKYVRGFTMLVVMGCVVICCFTLHKSFQTVAKMQDKVYILAAGKALEVYASERKDNLPVEARDHVRTFHKFFFTLDPDDKVIKTNITKALYLADESAKRIYDDLKENGFYSGIISGNISQTIQIDSIAVDIKDYPYRFKCFARQNIIRTTSILKRNLITEGTLRNVSRSDNNPHGFLIERFNTIENTDLAVENRK, via the coding sequence ATGAAAAATATAGATACCGCATTTAAATACGTGAGGGGCTTTACAATGCTGGTTGTTATGGGCTGCGTTGTGATATGCTGTTTTACGCTTCACAAAAGTTTTCAGACCGTCGCTAAAATGCAGGACAAGGTATATATCCTTGCCGCCGGAAAAGCTCTGGAGGTATATGCATCTGAGAGAAAGGATAACCTGCCTGTGGAAGCCAGGGATCACGTCAGGACTTTTCATAAGTTTTTCTTCACCCTTGATCCTGATGACAAAGTAATTAAAACCAATATTACCAAGGCACTTTATCTGGCAGACGAGAGCGCCAAGCGGATTTATGACGACCTGAAAGAAAACGGCTTTTACTCTGGAATAATTTCAGGGAATATCAGCCAGACCATTCAGATAGATAGTATTGCTGTTGATATCAAAGACTATCCCTACCGATTTAAATGTTTTGCCAGACAGAACATCATAAGAACCACAAGCATTTTGAAAAGAAACCTGATTACGGAAGGAACCCTTCGCAATGTATCGAGAAGTGACAACAATCCTCATGGTTTTTTAATTGAACGCTTCAATACTATTGAGAATACCGATTTAGCGGTTGAAAACAGAAAATAA